The following proteins are encoded in a genomic region of Streptomyces sp. NBC_01723:
- a CDS encoding type I polyketide synthase: MTNDSVEPYVEALRSALKEVQALRQQNHRLAAVLTEPVAIIGMACHYPGDADSPDALWQLLLDETDAISSFPHDRGWDLDTLFDPDPHHHGTSYTRQGGFLSRADQFDASFFGISDLEALSMDPQQRLLLETAWEGVEDARIDPTTLRETNTGVFIGSNAQEYPTLATERLGDVEGMVITGSATSIMSGRIAYHLGLTGPALTVDTACSSSLVALHQAARSLRTQECDLALVGGATVMSTPTAFIEFSRQQALAPDGRCKPFAAASDGTGFAEGVGIVVVERLSDAVSRGRRIHAVIRGSAVNADGTSNGLTAPSGAAQQRVIRRALADARISAADVDVVEAHGTGTELGDSVEAAALLATYGQERQAHEPLLLGTLKPNIGHTQASSGIASVIKVAQAMKAGVLPKTLHIDRPHPAVDWAGGHVELIDRTRKWPEIEHPRRAGITALGMSGTNAHVILEQHPSTEPDRAPGRTPPVLPWPVSGHSAAALGAQARRLAEHLDARPAPHPTDLAWSLAHTRAAHTHRAVVVGSGLDDLRAGLAAVADAQPNVSVVTGQPVAGGVGLVFTGPGSAFASMGRELYDACPAYATAMDEICSHLGAETGTSVRAAVLGDRAPQPPGWAPLVELTFGISYYRLLSSWGLRPSLVSGRGASRVTAANVAGLLCLPDAVRLAKAVGSGSRSEVQQVLDGLSFTKLETPVPYAHAELCTAEFWFGTDTPPPDLWKQRDVATVVECGPASVEAGPGVTVLRAPGPESMTAITLLAQLFCRGVEIDWEAVFHEAEPGTVDLPTYAFQRERHWLAESR, encoded by the coding sequence GTGACGAACGATTCCGTCGAGCCGTATGTCGAAGCGCTGCGCAGCGCACTGAAGGAAGTGCAGGCACTGCGGCAGCAGAACCATCGGCTGGCGGCCGTGCTGACCGAACCCGTAGCGATCATCGGCATGGCGTGTCATTACCCCGGCGACGCGGACTCCCCAGACGCGCTCTGGCAGCTGCTGCTCGACGAGACGGACGCGATCTCCTCGTTCCCCCACGACCGGGGCTGGGATCTGGACACGCTCTTCGACCCAGACCCGCACCACCACGGCACCTCCTACACCCGTCAAGGAGGCTTCCTGAGCCGGGCCGACCAGTTCGACGCCTCCTTCTTCGGGATCAGCGACCTGGAGGCGTTGTCCATGGACCCCCAGCAACGGCTTCTGCTCGAAACCGCCTGGGAGGGCGTCGAGGACGCCCGGATCGACCCAACGACCCTGCGCGAGACCAATACCGGTGTCTTCATCGGCAGCAACGCCCAGGAGTACCCCACGCTCGCCACCGAGCGCCTCGGTGATGTCGAGGGCATGGTCATCACCGGCAGCGCCACGAGCATCATGTCCGGCCGTATCGCCTACCACCTCGGTCTGACCGGCCCGGCACTCACCGTGGACACCGCGTGCTCCTCATCGCTGGTGGCTCTGCACCAGGCCGCCCGATCACTGCGCACACAGGAGTGTGACCTGGCTCTGGTCGGTGGCGCCACGGTGATGTCGACGCCGACAGCGTTCATTGAGTTCTCCCGCCAGCAGGCGCTGGCGCCCGACGGGCGCTGCAAACCGTTTGCGGCCGCGTCCGACGGAACCGGCTTCGCCGAGGGAGTCGGGATCGTGGTGGTGGAGCGGCTGTCCGACGCGGTGAGTCGCGGACGCCGGATACACGCGGTGATCAGAGGCAGCGCGGTGAACGCAGACGGAACGTCGAACGGACTGACCGCACCCAGTGGTGCCGCGCAGCAGAGGGTGATTCGCCGGGCGCTCGCCGACGCGCGGATCAGCGCCGCGGATGTCGATGTCGTGGAGGCGCACGGCACCGGAACCGAACTCGGCGACTCCGTCGAAGCCGCCGCGCTCCTGGCCACGTACGGCCAGGAGCGCCAGGCCCACGAGCCGCTCCTTTTGGGCACACTGAAACCCAACATCGGTCACACACAGGCATCCTCCGGCATCGCCAGTGTGATCAAGGTTGCGCAGGCGATGAAGGCGGGAGTGCTGCCGAAGACGCTGCACATCGATCGGCCGCACCCCGCAGTGGACTGGGCCGGCGGACACGTCGAGCTGATCGACAGAACCAGGAAGTGGCCGGAGATCGAACACCCAAGGCGTGCGGGCATCACCGCGTTGGGCATGAGCGGCACCAATGCTCACGTGATCCTGGAACAGCACCCGTCCACAGAACCGGACCGCGCACCCGGGCGCACGCCGCCGGTGCTGCCGTGGCCGGTCTCCGGACACTCGGCGGCCGCACTGGGCGCCCAGGCCCGGCGGCTGGCCGAACACCTCGACGCCCGTCCCGCCCCACACCCCACGGACCTCGCGTGGTCACTGGCGCACACCCGCGCGGCACACACCCACCGGGCCGTGGTGGTCGGGAGCGGCCTAGACGACCTGCGCGCGGGCCTGGCGGCCGTCGCTGATGCTCAGCCCAACGTGTCCGTGGTGACCGGTCAGCCCGTCGCGGGCGGAGTCGGCCTTGTTTTCACCGGTCCCGGGAGCGCCTTCGCCAGTATGGGCCGAGAGCTCTACGACGCCTGTCCGGCCTACGCCACGGCCATGGACGAGATCTGTTCGCACCTGGGCGCCGAGACCGGGACCTCAGTGCGGGCCGCGGTGTTGGGAGACCGCGCACCGCAGCCGCCGGGGTGGGCACCGCTGGTGGAGCTGACCTTCGGTATCTCCTACTACCGGCTGCTGAGCTCGTGGGGCCTGCGGCCGTCCCTGGTATCCGGGCGAGGAGCGAGCCGCGTCACGGCCGCAAACGTGGCCGGCCTGCTGTGTCTGCCGGATGCCGTACGCCTGGCCAAAGCCGTGGGAAGCGGTTCCCGGAGTGAGGTCCAGCAGGTACTGGACGGGCTGTCCTTCACCAAACTGGAAACTCCGGTCCCCTACGCCCACGCCGAGCTGTGCACCGCCGAGTTCTGGTTCGGTACGGACACACCCCCGCCGGACCTCTGGAAGCAGCGGGACGTGGCCACCGTCGTCGAATGTGGCCCCGCGTCGGTGGAGGCCGGACCCGGCGTCACCGTACTGCGCGCGCCCGGGCCCGAGTCGATGACGGCCATCACGCTCCTGGCTCAACTGTTCTGCCGAGGCGTGGAGATCGACTGGGAGGCGGTGTTCCACGAGGCCGAGCCCGGCACCGTCGATCTGCCCACCTACGCCTTCCAGCGCGAACGCCACTGGCTCGCGGAATCACGCTGA
- the ccrA gene encoding crotonyl-CoA carboxylase/reductase has translation MTTLSETVLSGGTPEEIERADIPREYLAAHLDVADTDMFRGMRDKDVRKSLRVGHVPTPELAPDEVLVAVMASSINYNTVWAAMFEPIPTFRFLKQFARQGGWATRHDQPYHVLGSDASGVIVRKGSGVRRWNIGDHVVVHPVQVDDQEPATHDDAMLGQEQRAWGFETNFGALAEYSVVRASQLLPKPAHLTWEEAASNPLCAGTAYRMLVGDHGARLKQGDVVLVWGAAGGLGGYAVQFARNGGAVPVGVVGSPEKAEAVRRLGCDIVIQRSEIGLDGDPSDDPAQVIAIGKRLGTIIRERTGRDPNIVFEHVGRATFGISLFVAARGGTVITCGSSTGYQHVYDNRYLWMRLKRVIGSHAANLQEQSECGQLISSGRIVSTMSQVFPLSETGEAARLVQENGHIGKVAVLCQAPSAGLGVTDQRLRSEIGAERLAPLVDFVGDTQ, from the coding sequence ATGACGACTCTGTCGGAGACAGTACTGAGCGGCGGCACACCGGAGGAGATCGAACGTGCCGACATCCCGCGGGAATACCTCGCCGCCCACCTCGATGTAGCGGACACGGACATGTTCCGCGGCATGCGGGACAAGGACGTCCGCAAGTCGCTGCGCGTCGGCCATGTGCCGACACCAGAGCTGGCTCCGGACGAGGTTCTCGTCGCGGTGATGGCCAGCTCGATCAACTACAACACCGTCTGGGCGGCGATGTTCGAACCCATCCCGACGTTCCGGTTCCTCAAGCAGTTCGCCCGCCAGGGCGGCTGGGCGACCCGGCACGACCAGCCCTACCACGTGCTCGGCTCCGACGCCTCCGGGGTGATCGTACGCAAGGGTTCCGGAGTGCGCCGATGGAACATCGGTGACCATGTTGTCGTCCATCCGGTGCAGGTCGATGACCAGGAGCCAGCGACACACGACGATGCCATGCTCGGTCAGGAACAGCGGGCCTGGGGCTTCGAGACGAACTTCGGCGCCTTGGCCGAGTACTCGGTGGTCCGCGCCAGTCAGTTGCTGCCGAAGCCGGCCCATCTGACCTGGGAGGAAGCCGCGTCCAATCCGCTGTGCGCGGGTACCGCCTACCGTATGCTCGTCGGGGACCATGGAGCCCGGCTCAAGCAGGGGGACGTCGTCCTGGTATGGGGTGCAGCCGGAGGGCTGGGCGGATACGCCGTGCAGTTCGCCCGCAACGGCGGTGCCGTTCCAGTCGGTGTGGTCGGTTCGCCGGAGAAGGCCGAGGCGGTACGTCGGCTGGGCTGTGACATCGTCATCCAGCGCAGTGAGATCGGGCTAGACGGCGACCCGTCCGACGACCCTGCTCAGGTCATCGCCATAGGAAAGAGGCTGGGCACGATCATCCGCGAGCGCACCGGCCGGGACCCGAACATCGTGTTCGAACACGTCGGACGTGCCACCTTCGGTATCTCACTGTTCGTCGCCGCACGCGGCGGAACAGTCATCACCTGCGGGTCGAGTACGGGCTACCAACACGTCTATGACAATCGGTATCTGTGGATGCGGCTCAAGCGAGTCATCGGCAGCCATGCGGCGAACCTGCAGGAGCAGTCGGAATGCGGGCAGTTGATCAGCTCGGGACGGATCGTCTCGACGATGTCCCAGGTCTTTCCCCTGAGCGAAACCGGCGAAGCCGCACGGTTGGTGCAGGAGAACGGGCACATCGGCAAGGTCGCCGTGCTCTGCCAGGCACCGAGCGCCGGCCTCGGCGTCACCGACCAGCGCTTGCGGAGCGAGATCGGCGCCGAGCGACTGGCTCCGCTGGTGGATTTCGTGGGTGACACGCAGTGA
- a CDS encoding NAD(P)-dependent alcohol dehydrogenase, which translates to MPPPWPGPGEVLVEVHAAIVDAGETVFRAGKMRRVIRTRFPRGLGSDVAGQVTAVGSGVRAWNVGDAVLGLMPHLSSGALADYLAVPAQWLARAPKNLSPIEAAALPASGTTAMTALTDRARLRPGEQLLVRATGGVGSVAVQLGKGLGAHVTAPAGARNLDWIIPARPRRGQAGPAPVDDIRTPSIGLLARSAIGGACYREFIGRDPERAPRLITANASPLQAHCVNRMASRCRCPTWLTW; encoded by the coding sequence GTGCCCCCACCCTGGCCGGGGCCGGGAGAGGTCCTTGTCGAGGTGCACGCCGCAATCGTGGACGCCGGCGAGACCGTCTTCAGGGCGGGCAAGATGCGCCGGGTGATCCGCACCCGCTTCCCTCGCGGTTTGGGCAGTGACGTCGCCGGCCAGGTCACGGCCGTGGGCAGCGGCGTACGCGCCTGGAACGTCGGAGATGCGGTGTTGGGACTCATGCCGCACCTCAGCTCCGGGGCTCTTGCCGACTACCTCGCCGTGCCCGCACAATGGCTTGCCCGTGCCCCGAAGAACCTGAGTCCGATCGAGGCCGCCGCCCTGCCCGCGTCGGGCACCACCGCGATGACCGCCCTCACCGACAGGGCGCGGCTCCGGCCCGGGGAACAACTCCTGGTCCGGGCTACCGGCGGCGTCGGCAGCGTTGCCGTGCAGCTGGGCAAGGGGCTCGGCGCGCATGTCACAGCCCCGGCCGGTGCCCGCAACCTCGATTGGATCATCCCGGCTCGCCCCCGACGAGGACAAGCTGGTCCTGCTCCGGTCGATGACATCAGGACACCGTCCATCGGCCTGTTAGCCAGGTCAGCGATCGGCGGAGCCTGCTACCGGGAGTTCATCGGGCGCGATCCCGAGCGCGCTCCACGGCTGATCACGGCCAACGCGAGTCCGCTTCAGGCCCATTGCGTCAACCGGATGGCATCACGATGCCGCTGCCCGACATGGCTCACCTGGTGA